From a single Halogeometricum sp. S3BR5-2 genomic region:
- a CDS encoding mandelate racemase/muconate lactonizing enzyme family protein, which produces MEIEAVESFPIEIPLSSPVSFSNRTLTFRDHAITYVRTADGREGVGYSLGYEGAGLISEAVESLLEPMLVGEDPRDTERLWHEMYEGTVQIGRAGLLLRAISTVDIALWDLKAKAAGEPLYKLLGGYADSVPSYASGGYYRDDKGHEGLREEMRRYLDEGHDVVKMKVGRRTVSEEVDRVAAVRDEIGPDRTLLLDANGVWSSPPEAIRACRAFEPYDPYFMEEPAMVEKVETMAAVNDAIDYPVATGELEGTRQNFARLRDTGAAGILQPDATVCGGITEWLRIANYAAAYDVPIAPHYNWNLHASLLGAIENGLWVEYFYRDMDVKVFDDVVADPLEPDDDGRIPLPDRPGHGVPLDKDALEEFRQ; this is translated from the coding sequence ATGGAAATCGAAGCAGTGGAGTCGTTTCCGATAGAGATACCGCTCTCCTCGCCGGTGTCGTTCTCCAACCGGACGCTCACGTTCCGCGACCACGCGATAACGTACGTCCGAACGGCGGACGGGCGCGAGGGTGTGGGGTACTCGCTGGGGTACGAGGGCGCCGGACTCATCTCGGAGGCGGTCGAGTCGCTCCTCGAACCGATGCTCGTCGGCGAGGACCCCCGCGACACCGAACGCCTGTGGCACGAGATGTACGAGGGGACCGTACAGATCGGACGGGCGGGCCTGCTGCTCCGCGCCATCTCGACGGTCGACATCGCGCTGTGGGACCTGAAGGCGAAGGCGGCCGGCGAACCGCTGTACAAACTGCTCGGCGGGTACGCCGACAGCGTCCCCTCGTACGCCAGCGGCGGCTACTACCGCGACGACAAGGGTCACGAGGGTCTGCGCGAGGAGATGCGGCGGTACCTCGACGAGGGCCACGACGTGGTCAAGATGAAGGTCGGACGCCGGACGGTGAGCGAGGAGGTCGACCGCGTGGCGGCCGTCCGCGACGAAATCGGCCCGGACCGGACGCTCCTCCTGGACGCCAACGGCGTCTGGTCCTCTCCGCCGGAGGCGATTCGGGCCTGCCGCGCCTTCGAACCCTACGACCCGTACTTCATGGAGGAACCGGCGATGGTCGAGAAGGTGGAGACGATGGCGGCGGTGAACGACGCCATCGACTACCCCGTCGCCACCGGCGAACTCGAAGGCACGCGGCAGAACTTCGCTCGCCTCCGCGATACGGGCGCGGCGGGCATCCTCCAGCCCGACGCGACGGTGTGCGGCGGCATCACGGAGTGGCTTCGCATCGCCAACTACGCGGCGGCGTACGACGTGCCCATCGCGCCCCACTACAACTGGAACCTCCACGCGTCGCTGTTAGGAGCCATCGAGAACGGCCTCTGGGTGGAGTACTTCTACCGCGACATGGACGTGAAGGTGTTCGATGACGTGGTGGCGGACCCCCTCGAACCGGACGACGACGGCAGGATTCCGCTCCCCGACAGACC